One Pseudomonas sp. HOU2 genomic window carries:
- a CDS encoding ribonuclease E inhibitor RraB → MSTAYQEDISSNVLRRMKEGGFDFSRFHPIEFYAIFPDEERARRAAGKFRGESINAQVSARDDGAWSLELSKVMYATYDDIGDFEQGFSAVVEPLGGIIEGWGVKQEVRNRHRLN, encoded by the coding sequence ATGAGCACAGCCTATCAAGAAGACATCAGCAGCAATGTTCTGCGCCGCATGAAAGAAGGCGGTTTCGACTTTTCCCGATTCCATCCCATCGAGTTCTACGCCATTTTCCCGGACGAGGAGCGGGCGCGCAGGGCGGCAGGCAAATTTCGTGGTGAATCCATCAATGCCCAGGTCAGTGCGCGCGACGATGGCGCCTGGTCGCTGGAATTGAGCAAAGTGATGTACGCGACCTATGACGACATTGGCGATTTCGAGCAGGGCTTCTCTGCCGTGGTCGAGCCGCTGGGCGGCATCATCGAAGGCTGGGGCGTCAAGCAGGAGGTGCGCAACCGCCATCGTCTGAACTGA
- a CDS encoding circularly permuted type 2 ATP-grasp protein — protein sequence MIRTYFDEMYDAGGQVRPHYREFARWLADTPDELLAQRRREADLLFHRAGITFTLYGDEQGTERLIPFDTIPRSIPASEWRIVERGCIQRVKALNMFLADLYHEQRIIKAGIIPAEQVLANEQYQLAMQGLDLHRDIYSHISGVDLVRDGDGTYYVLEDNLRTPSGVSYMLEDRKMMMRLFPELFAAQRIAPIDHYPNLLLDTLKSSSPIDDPSVVVLTPGRFNSAFFEHAFLAREMGVELVEGADLFVRDDKVFMRTTDGPKAVDVIYRRLDDAFLDPLAFNPDSMLGVPGLLSSYRSGNVVLANAIGTGVADDKSVYPFVTEMIRFYLDEEPILKNVPTWQCRNPSELSHVLANLADLVVKETQGSGGYGMLVGPASTTAQIDAFRERIKAKPHAYIAQPTLSLSTCPTFVENGIAPRHIDLRPFVLSGRETRVVPGGLTRVALREGSLVVNSSQGGGTKDTWVVED from the coding sequence ATGATCCGCACCTATTTTGATGAAATGTACGATGCCGGCGGCCAGGTCCGCCCGCATTACCGCGAGTTCGCCCGCTGGCTGGCGGACACGCCTGACGAGTTGCTGGCACAACGGCGACGCGAGGCCGATCTGCTGTTCCACCGGGCCGGGATTACCTTCACGCTCTATGGCGATGAGCAGGGCACCGAGCGCCTGATTCCATTCGACACCATTCCGCGCAGCATTCCCGCCAGCGAGTGGCGGATCGTCGAGCGCGGCTGCATCCAGCGGGTCAAGGCGTTGAACATGTTCCTCGCCGACCTTTATCACGAGCAGCGCATCATCAAGGCCGGGATCATCCCCGCCGAACAGGTGCTGGCCAACGAGCAGTACCAGTTGGCGATGCAGGGCCTGGATCTGCATCGCGATATCTATTCGCACATTTCCGGCGTCGATCTGGTGCGCGATGGCGACGGCACCTACTACGTGCTCGAAGACAACCTGCGCACCCCGAGCGGCGTGAGCTACATGCTCGAAGACCGCAAGATGATGATGCGCCTGTTCCCCGAACTGTTCGCCGCCCAGCGCATCGCGCCCATCGACCACTATCCGAACCTGTTGCTCGACACGCTGAAAAGCTCCAGCCCGATCGACGATCCGAGCGTGGTGGTGCTGACGCCGGGGCGTTTCAACAGTGCGTTCTTCGAACATGCCTTCCTCGCACGGGAAATGGGCGTTGAACTGGTGGAGGGTGCCGACCTGTTCGTGCGCGACGACAAGGTCTTCATGCGCACCACCGACGGGCCGAAAGCGGTGGACGTGATCTACCGCCGTCTCGACGACGCGTTCCTCGATCCGCTGGCATTCAACCCCGACTCGATGCTCGGTGTGCCGGGGCTGTTGTCGTCCTATCGCTCGGGCAACGTGGTGCTGGCCAATGCCATCGGTACTGGCGTGGCGGACGACAAATCTGTGTACCCGTTTGTCACCGAGATGATCCGTTTCTACCTCGACGAAGAACCGATCCTGAAGAACGTGCCGACCTGGCAGTGCCGTAACCCCTCGGAACTGTCCCATGTACTGGCCAATCTTGCGGATCTGGTGGTCAAGGAAACCCAGGGCTCCGGCGGTTACGGAATGCTGGTGGGGCCGGCGTCAACCACGGCGCAGATCGATGCGTTCCGTGAGCGGATCAAGGCCAAGCCCCACGCGTACATTGCGCAACCGACGCTGTCGCTGTCGACCTGTCCGACCTTTGTCGAAAACGGCATTGCGCCGCGCCATATCGACCTGCGTCCGTTTGTACTGTCTGGCCGCGAAACCCGGGTTGTGCCCGGCGGTTTGACCCGTGTCGCCCTGCGTGAAGGCTCCCTGGTGGTGAACTCCTCTCAGGGCGGCGGAACCAAGGACACCTGGGTGGTCGAGGATTGA
- a CDS encoding alpha-E domain-containing protein: MLSRTASDLYWMSRYLERAENLARMLDVSYSLSLMPQDGRGDGLHELAMPLLITGTLDDYLERHGELHAERLLHFFALDAANPASIYSCLGAARASAHAVRGRITADMWENINATWLEIRGIAEQGLSRYGMSRFCEWIKERSHLFRGASYGTIMRNDAFRFIRLGTFIERADNTLRLLDARYEMAGDQAEAVSDGTAHAYYQWSALLRALSSFEAYTEIYRDAPGARHVAELLLLRADVPRSLRACTEEIDQILAQLPGANGRPAQRLAAEMDARLRYTGINEILAEGLHAWLTEFIPLVRQLGNAIHSSYLEAA; this comes from the coding sequence ATGTTAAGTAGAACTGCCTCGGATCTGTACTGGATGTCGCGTTACCTGGAGCGGGCGGAAAACCTCGCACGGATGCTCGATGTCAGCTATTCGCTGTCGCTGATGCCGCAGGACGGTCGCGGCGACGGTTTGCACGAACTGGCCATGCCGCTGTTGATCACCGGCACCCTCGACGATTACCTGGAGCGTCACGGCGAACTGCATGCCGAACGCCTGCTGCATTTCTTCGCCCTTGACGCAGCCAACCCGGCGAGCATCTACAGCTGCCTCGGCGCAGCGCGCGCCAGTGCGCATGCGGTGCGCGGGCGCATCACCGCGGACATGTGGGAGAACATCAACGCCACCTGGCTGGAGATTCGCGGCATTGCCGAGCAAGGCCTCAGCCGCTACGGCATGAGCCGCTTCTGCGAGTGGATCAAGGAACGTTCGCACCTGTTCCGGGGCGCGTCCTACGGCACGATCATGCGCAACGATGCGTTCCGTTTCATTCGTCTGGGGACGTTCATCGAGCGTGCTGACAACACGCTGCGCCTGCTCGATGCGCGCTATGAAATGGCTGGCGATCAGGCAGAAGCGGTCAGCGACGGCACCGCCCACGCCTATTACCAGTGGAGTGCGCTGTTGCGAGCGCTGTCATCGTTCGAGGCCTACACCGAGATCTACCGCGACGCCCCCGGCGCCCGGCATGTCGCCGAGCTGCTGCTGTTGCGCGCCGATGTACCGCGCTCGCTGCGCGCCTGCACCGAGGAAATCGACCAGATCCTCGCCCAGTTACCGGGTGCCAATGGCCGTCCGGCACAGCGCCTCGCTGCTGAGATGGACGCACGCCTGCGCTACACCGGCATCAACGAAATCCTCGCTGAAGGCCTGCACGCCTGGCTCACCGAATTCATCCCGCTGGTGCGCCAGCTGGGCAACGCGATTCACAGTTCATACCTGGAGGCTGCATGA
- a CDS encoding transglutaminase family protein, producing the protein MRLSISHETTYHYEDQVRASIQYLRLTPHDSERQHVLSWQLDLPRPVRAQLDPFGNILHVLTMDEPHEAIIIGARGQVDIDELREAEHESQSALPFLRFTRLTEADEALRAFADKSCKQRRDRTALIDLMHGLNQHISYTPGSTEVDTSAAEAFAGRAGVCQDHTHAFLACARSLGIPSRYVSGYLYSEDAEHLASHAWAEAWLDDAWYSFDVTNQLARPERHLKLAVGLDYLDACPVRGMRRGGGCEQMHAKVFVSPTPVISVQQQ; encoded by the coding sequence ATGAGACTTTCCATTAGCCACGAGACCACCTATCACTATGAAGATCAGGTGCGGGCGAGCATCCAGTATCTGCGCCTGACCCCGCACGACAGCGAGCGTCAGCACGTGTTGAGCTGGCAGCTCGACCTGCCGCGTCCGGTGCGCGCCCAGCTCGATCCGTTCGGCAACATCCTGCATGTGCTGACCATGGACGAACCGCACGAAGCGATCATTATCGGCGCCCGTGGCCAGGTCGATATCGACGAATTGCGCGAGGCTGAGCATGAGAGCCAGTCGGCGCTGCCGTTCCTGCGTTTCACCCGTCTGACCGAGGCCGACGAAGCGCTACGGGCGTTTGCCGACAAGTCCTGCAAGCAGCGACGTGATCGCACCGCGCTGATCGACTTGATGCACGGTTTGAACCAGCACATCAGCTACACGCCGGGTTCGACTGAAGTCGACACCAGCGCCGCCGAAGCCTTTGCCGGGCGCGCCGGGGTTTGTCAGGATCACACCCATGCGTTTCTGGCGTGCGCGCGTAGTCTGGGAATTCCGTCGCGTTATGTGTCGGGTTATCTGTACAGCGAGGACGCCGAGCATCTGGCCAGTCATGCCTGGGCCGAAGCGTGGCTGGATGACGCCTGGTACAGCTTTGACGTTACCAACCAGTTGGCCCGCCCGGAGCGCCATCTGAAACTGGCGGTGGGCCTGGATTATCTGGATGCCTGCCCGGTACGCGGCATGCGCCGGGGTGGTGGTTGTGAGCAGATGCATGCCAAGGTGTTCGTGTCGCCGACGCCAGTCATTTCCGTGCAACAACAGTAG
- a CDS encoding cytochrome c produces the protein MPLSAAQLMLELGENSRTWQTEELLKHPQAQTLTINNDVSYKKDMTYRAVPVAALLTGIKPTDHLQAVALDGFAAELNAAPLLNTKGAQAWLAIEDPAQPWPPLSEGKHSAGPFYLVWTDPQAGNISPEQWPFQVASIKRMAPVAERFPVLLPDPKLKTDDPVNQGFALFQKNCLACHRLNGAGDAQFGPDLNIPYNPTEYFGADFLKRYIRDPQSLRQWPQAKMPGFSADVLPEGDLQLLIGYLQHMAGRKVKP, from the coding sequence ATGCCCTTGTCTGCGGCGCAGCTCATGCTGGAACTGGGCGAGAACAGTCGCACCTGGCAGACCGAAGAGTTGCTCAAGCATCCGCAAGCACAAACTCTGACCATCAACAACGATGTGTCCTACAAGAAGGACATGACTTATCGCGCCGTGCCCGTGGCGGCGCTGCTCACCGGGATCAAACCGACCGATCACCTGCAAGCGGTGGCACTTGACGGGTTTGCCGCCGAACTGAACGCTGCACCGTTGCTCAACACAAAAGGCGCGCAGGCCTGGCTGGCGATCGAGGATCCGGCGCAGCCGTGGCCGCCACTGTCCGAAGGCAAGCACAGTGCCGGGCCGTTCTATCTGGTGTGGACCGACCCGCAGGCCGGCAATATCAGCCCGGAACAATGGCCGTTCCAGGTGGCGAGCATCAAACGCATGGCACCAGTGGCCGAGCGCTTCCCTGTCCTGCTGCCGGATCCCAAGCTGAAAACGGATGACCCGGTGAATCAGGGGTTTGCCCTGTTTCAGAAGAATTGCCTGGCCTGTCACCGGTTGAACGGTGCCGGGGATGCGCAGTTCGGGCCGGATCTGAATATTCCGTACAACCCGACCGAGTATTTCGGCGCGGACTTCCTCAAGCGCTACATTCGTGATCCGCAGAGTTTGCGCCAGTGGCCGCAGGCGAAGATGCCGGGGTTTTCGGCGGATGTGTTGCCAGAGGGGGACTTGCAGTTGCTGATCGGTTATCTGCAGCACATGGCTGGGCGCAAGGTTAAGCCATAA